The window GCAGAATCGACAGGGTGGGCAGAAAAGTGGTTGAGAAAGATGCGAAAGGCAATTGTCAGGTTTGATTAAATGGTCAGGGAGTTGCTGTTATCACTGAAGGGAGTAGTGAGTTTGGGAAGAAAAATGACGTGTTAATTTTGGACGTAGTGAGTTGGACCTGCCCAAAAGGTGATGAGTACTAGGGACCTGGAATTCAATAAAGGACTTTTATCTGACTAGAAATACAGATTTGAAACTCGTCAGCAAACCAAGGGTGAGAAccctagggatttttttttatgcCCAAGGGAGAGCCTGCTGAGTGAGAGAAGCAGGTTGGAGGCTGAATCCTGGAGAAGAGCAGTGTCTAGAGGGTGGAGGAAGCAGAGCTCTCACGAAGGAGAGTGAGAGGAAGTGGTCCCTCAGCAGGGACAGGAGCCACGGTGGTGGTtgtgcagtcactaagtcatattcgactctttgcgaccccatggactgcctgttggcgtggactgcagcaagccaggcttccctgtccttcaccatctcccagagtttgctcaaactcatgtgcattgagctggtgataccatccgaccatttcatcctctgtgatccccttttCCTcgtgccctcagtctttcccagcatcagggtcttttccagtgagtcggctcttcacgtcaggtggccagagtactggagcttcagctttagcatcagtccttccaatgagtattcacgAAGGAAGGGCTTTATAGGGAAATGTCAGCAGCATTGAGCTCTGCTAAGAGATTGAAAGAGGATGAGGATATTTCACAAATAAATTCAATACATGTAATTAATTAAATGACCTctgttagtttcctagggctaccATAGCAAATTGTCACCAACTGAGACAGATTGGctgaaaacaacaggaatttatttcctcacagttctggaggctaaaaaCTGAAATCCAGGTGTCAGAGGGCCATGTTCCCTCTGAAGGATCCAGAGAATCCTTCCTGGCCTCTCCCAGCTTTGGGGACACCTGTGTTCCTGGCTGGTGGTGGTaccactccagtctctgcctctgtcttcacatggcttctcctctgtctctctgtaGCTTCTCTTATTAAAAGGAtaccagtcattggatttagggctcaCTCTAAATTCAGTACGAGATCATCTCAAGATATACCAGTCTTTAGGAAATATAAAAGcaagttttaaaattcatctctattctgaagtttattatttttttagaaaagagatTTTTCACATAGGAAACCACTTGAGAAGAGTACAACAcattatataaaatgcaaaattgaATACAGTTGTAAAAATCTAATCATTCTTGAAAGTTTAAATACACGTACAGAAAAACGCTGTCCCGTTTCACTGCATATGTAAGAGTGAATAAAACACCACACTGTTCGGTTTTGATTCTGCAGGTGGCAGGGCAGAAGGCACCCTCCGCTCAGCTAAAAGTGAAGAGTCTCTTACTTCTCTCCATGCAGTCGATGGTAAGACTAAAGCATCAGTTGTTTTATTCTAGAATATATTTCATAAGGAGATATACTGCTTAATAAATAGGCTGTAGATTATAATTTCCTAAAAtactagttgttgttgttcactcactaagtcatgtccagctctttgcaaccccatggactgtagtccatcaggctcctctgtccatgggctttcccaggcaagaatactggagtgggttttcatttcctcctccaggggatcttcctgacccaaggatcgaactcatgtgTCCTGTATTAGCagacaggttcttaaccactgagcaccagggaagcctcaaaataCTAGTATCTACTTAGTATTGTCCATTGATGCTTTAATATGGTACTAGTCTTTAATTTCTTCACTTTTGACATGATTGTGATTCAATTTACGTAAAAGTAGGTGAAGTGTTTTAAGTTAACCATTCATATTTATTAATGCCCAAAAAAGATGGTTTTAAtagtatttctttaaatttcaaaatgagaGCACAGTGCTTGTCACAGAGTATAAAACTAAGTAGTATTGATGTTCAGATCAGTGACCTTTTGTCTTGCAAATTTAACGTAACCTTAAATCTCATATATCACTGGTTAGAGATAGCCCTCATTATCTGAGGATGATTTTCTACCAGGAGAATGCGACTGAAAGTGAATCTGCTTAAAATGGGGACCAACATGTTATGGTTAATAGTACAAAAAGATTTGATTGCAACTTGGACAAAACTAAAAGTgttgaaaataactttttaagcTTCCCTTTAGTGTAAGTCGGGTTACAGTTGCAGCTCTGTACTAACTTCCAGAATGAACAAAGGTTACATCAGTGCTGACCTGGAAGGAGGCAGAACTTCTTTGACAAAAACAGGTAGCAGCAGATAGGACTTCCCCCACATCAAGACTGGATTGTGGGGGAGGATAGGGAAGAAGGCTTTGTTGCAGAAATGACCGAGAGCTGCATTGATTTCCTGCAGACTTTTCTTAATCCGTTGGTTTTCAAATTGTGTTCTTCTGAAGTTTCCCGGAGGTGTCCTCCTCCTGGTCAACTTTCTCATCCTCATTTATAACTTCTAACTGCCAGGTCCTCATTGACCCATGGCTCTACTTGGGATTCAACAAATCCCTGCCTTTCATGTCAGTGGGGTGTCTGCCATCTTCCTGATTTTCCGGGATTTTCCATTTCACTGCAGTTGAGAGTGGTTCTCAAAAATAGTGCGGTGGACTGGCTAAGTGCTTATAGTaaggtgaaaataaaatttgagtaGGGATTAATTTTATAAGTGGTCAACACATTAGTGGATGTATTTGTGTCAAGACAATGTCTCTTTATGGTACTTCGTCACTATGGCTCATCACTGTAACAGAATAATGAGAATGAGATAGAGGACTTCTCTTACCAGTTGGATGTTTAGCAATATCATAAAATAAGGTAATACTATCACCACTCTTAAGGCTTCTGCCTGACAAGCTTAAAGCCTGTTcttgttgaagaaaaaaaataaaattatttttaaatatctgaaagGGATACattactaaatataaaattatactttactaaatataaatactttttttgaGAAGTTCAGTTTTGGGTATGAGGATATTTCcccacaaaaacaaaagaataaagcaaaaaaaaaaaaaaaaccctctttctGTTGCCTGAAGTACCATTTAAAGTGAGTAGTTGTACCTCACAAGTCATGTGTGAAGTCAGtgataaaacaagacaaaaagaagtgaaaaacttgcccaaagtcacaagaGTCCATGTTGCAATAGTAATAGAATCTAAGAGTTCTGAGTCCTCTTTCCTATGGAAACCATCCAGTGCATCCTGCCTCCAATGGTACCAAGTGAATCTGTTATTGAGCGTTTGCTTTGGGGGTTCCATCTGTGCTCCCCAAGAGACGGTTGCGTTTCCTTCCTGTATGTAGCGCATCTCTGCTGTACTAAGTCGCTGACTCATAGGGCACTGTGTGTCCTGGGACATTCATATTCTGACGCTGCTACCCATTTTTGCCAGGTGACTCCAAGCTGTTCCGACCCAGAAGACCCAGATCTAGCAGTGATGCCCTGAGCGCCTCTTTTAACGGCGAGATGCTGGGGAACCGCTGCAACTCCTATGACAACCTGCCCCACGACAACGGAAGCGAGGAGGAAGTCGGGCTGTTGCACATTCCGGCTCTCATGTCTCCACACTCGGCTGAGGACGTTGACTTGAGCCCACCAGACATCGGAGTAGCCAGCCTGGATTTTGATCCAATGTCATTTCAGTGCAGTCCTCCTAAGGCTGAATCAGAATGTCTGGAGAGTGAGGCTTCCTTCTTAGACTCCTTGGGCTACTCCAAGGATAAACAGAGTACCGATAAGAAGGATACGGAAACAGGCGGTAGCCAGTCACAGACTCCAGGAAGCACTGCAAGttctgaacctgtgtctcctcttcAGGAGAAGCTGAGTCCATTCTTCACCCTGGACTTGAGCCCCACTGAAGAGAAAGCATCAAAGCCATCCTCGTTCACCGAAAAGGTTGTCTATGCTTTCTCTCCAAAGATCGGACGGAAGATAAGCAAATCACCCTCTCTGAACATATCCGAGCCCATTTCAGTGACCCTTCCGGCCCGGGTGTCAGAAGTCATCGGCCCCGTCGCAAACACGGCAGCTCAGAACGCACCTTCTGCAGCCTGGAACAAAAGTAGCGAAGAAAGTGATGTCATAAATAGATCCCCCACCCAGGTagtaaagagaaaagcaaacgAGAGAGAGGCCCAGGAAGGGTGTGAGTGTGAAGCCCAGCCCCCGGACCAGGGGGCTGCCGCAGACGTAGACTcaccagggaaggaggagcctgccTCAAGCAGTCAGAGTAAGGCTGTACCTTCTGGACAGACTCAGACAGGTACCATTTGTTTTCCTCCATTCTTGCTTTAAGCTAAGAGGGATCTTCCACCAACTGTGCCTTTTAGGAGAGAAGTTTACTCCACAGCTAGCCTTTTATCAAAGAGAATGTTTTTTCTAGGTGGTGCTGATGGCTCAAAGCCCTAAATTAAAGTCAACCAAAACATCCCCCAAAGGGCCAGCGGTCCTACTTCAGATCTTGATAAAGTGCCCTTGTCCAATCAGAATTCCTGGATAATTTTGGCACAGCTTCATAGCTCttgattctgttttctcttctgataAAATTATCTATATTATAGCCTTACACATTAACTAGCCAGCCTACACCATCAAATGTAAAAAGTATTCTTAATAACATTCTGCAAGCACTTGAAGCTTGTTTTCTAAGCAATCTTTCCTGAGCCAGATGAGGGACTGGCTCCCTGCCTCGCCCATCTCTGTAGCAACCCAGGAGGAGATTGCAGTCTTAAACACTCTCTGGTTTAGTTTTCCTTCTGAACCAGATGTGTTTTCTGCAGTGTTTGCATGTGGGATAGAAGATTGCAGATGGCCATTTTGAAATACGgaaggcacttttttttttagtgatcaAATGGGGGAATGTTTGGCTTTCCATGTAGGATAACACAAGctaccttttcactttcttttttcctaatttcCCCCCAGGAGCAGACACACATGACCCCCCTCAGGATTCCGTTCCTGTAAGCTCAGTCTCTCTTATCCCACCGCCACCGCCTCCGAAAAACGTGGCACGCCTGCTGGCGCTGGCGTTAGCAGAATCTGCACAGCAGGCCTCCACCCAGTCACTGAAGAGACCAGGCATGTCCCCGGCTGCCTGTGCACACTGTGGGGACGTAGCGGTGGCTGCAGCCGAGGACAGACCGCCTGCTCCCTACTCGAGCGTTACTCTCGAGAAAGCCTATTTCCAAACCGACAGGCCAGCAGAGCAGCCCCACCTCCAGAACAAGGGCCCTGGGCATGGTGACCAGCCAGTGCCAGACACAGCAGCTGCGGGGGACTATACCCATTCCAGCACCACTGACTCCACGGGGCAGTCCCCGGCAGACGTACCAGGCGATCAGCCACATCGAATCTATTTATCTGGGGACCCAGAGAAGGCCAGAGTCACTTCCGTTCCCTTGACAGACTCAAAGTCTGATGATCTCATCACTTTCCCTGAAGACCAGTCTGTGAAGACCAGTGTGCCGACCGTCTCCTTTGTGGACCACGATCAGCTCCATTTCTACAGTGGAGATGAGCCTCCTTCTTACCTTGGTGCAAGCGTGGATAAGCCCCATCACCCTTCAGAACTTGCAGACAGAAGTCCTGCCCCTTCTCATTTGCCTAGGGACAAAATCTGCCCTCCTTCCGGGTCCCCTGAAGAGAACACCAGCACAGCCCCCCTGGCGTACATGACACATGCTCCATCAGCGGCCATAGCAAGTGCCAGCGAAGCCAGCTGGGACGTGGCAGAACAGCCCAGCGCAGTGGAGTATGTAACCGCCACCCTTCAGCGTGCTCAACGAGCCAGCCGTCCCCTACCCCTACCTCCTTCCCAGAGACCTGCAGAGCAGCCCCCAGTCCTGGGGCAGGTACAGACCACAGCCAGTATAGGACTAACCAATCCCCATAAGGTAAGAAGTGGGGCGGGTCATTGGCATGCAGTGTTTTTCCAAAGGTGTGCCACTCTCCATCAGTGTGTGCCGTTACTGCCAGTGAGATCTGACATCTCTTTTTAAGTCCTATGGCCTATTTCCATGAAACACTTCCTGGTTGAGATTGGGATCTGCCTTTATCTTGATGCTGGCTTTTCTCTGAAAAAGGAGCAGCTTCTCCATGGCTGTGGTTTAACTATACCCTCTCCCTTTACAAAGAGATTATAAGCTCAGGAGTCCACCTGGCCATTGGCTGTCAGAGTTGTGGGGTTTTCCCAGCTCCCTCACTGACTCattgtgactctgggcaagttgtCCAACCATCTCTGCCAGTTTTTCACATGTGCATGACCAAAGTGCTCAGGACATTTGGAAGACTTTATGTCTTACCAACTTTCTAGAAATATCAGAGATGACAGTGTCTTAGGACTTGTTGTTTTTTCAGCATTAGCCATCAGATTGTTGAATAGTCAAGCACCTATTTTGATGAGAGAATGTTATATGCAGACTGTGAAGTTTTTTTGTCGTTGCCTTGGACTAAAAGGACTTCACTGTCTAGTCCTCTATGGAAGATGCTATTTCCAGCCACTTGTTTCTCAAGGGCAGCATGCGTGCAGCCTTGCAGTGAGAACCATGTTTGTCCTCTGCTGCCACAGACACACTGGAGCGGGAGGGAGAGGCGGAGGCTGTGTTGAATGCCACCTGGACATGTCCCTTCCTGTCCCTCCCTGGCCTGGGGGCTGAAAACTGCCCACTGGGTAGTGGGTGTCACTTCAAAACACTCTTCAGGTAGAATCAGCACTGCTTGTTTAACAGAATGTTCTTGGTGTTGAGACTGAGCTGCACAGATAGACCGGGCATGTGGTTTCAAGCCTAGTGGTCTTTTAAGCAAATCAGATCTGTCATGGTCCACTCCATCTCTTGAAAACCCATCCTAAATGAGAACAGCTCTCCAAAGATGGGCTGGCTgccacaccaggtggccaaacaggcctgccttcttttcctgactATAGGGACAGGTAGGCCTCTGCCCTGTCCAGCACCTCTGCACAGCTTGGGAAATTTCCAGCTGCTGCCCACATGGCCTCAGCTTGTGAGTTATGAATTCAGTAATGTTTGATTCTGTAGAGGGAAGCATAAAAAAACACTCACAGTAATATCATCTTTCAACAGGTTCAAGGAGCAGTTCCGGCTCCGGAGAGGCCGCCTGAACCCAGGGGCATGGGTGACCCTGCACCTGTCCTGGTTGGGGATGGCGGGGCCGCTGCACAGTGCCCAGCCTCTGCTCCAGCTCCCCAGCCCGTCCTTCCTGAAAAGGTGCGGGAAGGCGCCAGGGCGCCCGCGCTGCACCTGCGCGCCGAGTCTGTGCCCGCGCACGCTTCCTGTGGCTTCCCCACCCCGGCGCCCCCCGCCAGGACCATGGAGAGCAGACTGGCCGCGGCCCTCCACTCGGGCAGCGCCGACGGGGCGGGCAGCGCCGGGTACCACTCCTTCGTTGCCGCTGCCTCCGTGGAAGAGCCCTTGCCTTTGCCCCTCCCTGTCCCACAAGCCAAGCACGGCCCTCTTAAGACTGCTTACCCCACGTTCGCCAGGCCCGACCTCACCACGGAGCCCTTCGGTCCAGAAAACTGTCTGCATTTCAGTATGACCCCAAACTGCCAGTTCCGCCCCCAGAGCGTGCCACCCCATCACGGGAAAGCGGAGCCGCACGCAGTGTATGCATCCAGGTCGGAGCCACCAGCCTCCACAGGCCCCCGGTACAACACGTACGTGGCCCCGGGAAGAAGCGTGTCTGGACACCACCCGAAGCTGTGTAGCCGGGCAGAGTATGTGTCCTCACTGAGCTCGTCTGTCAGGGGTGGCTGCTACCCCGAGGACATGCCGCTGTACCCCACCATCCGCCGGGTGCAGTCTCTGCACGCGCCTCCGTCCTCCATGATCCGCTCTGTCCCCATCTCTAGGACAGAGGTGCCCCCAGATGAGGAGCCCGCCTACTGCCCACGACCCCTGTACCAGTATAAGCCATATCAGTCATCCCAGGCCCGCTCGGACTACCACGTCACTCAGCTACAGCCTTACTTCGAGAACGGCCGGGTGCACTACCGGTACAGCCCCTACGCCAGCTCGGCCGGTTCCTACTACAGCCCCGACGGCGCTCTGTGCGACGTGGACGCCTACGGCACGGTGCAGCTGCGGCCCCTGCACCGCCTGCCCGGCCGCGACCTGGCCTTCCTCGCCCCGCGCCTGCAGGGCAAGAATGTGTACGCGTTCACCGGGGGTGCGGCCCCGCGCCCCCGGCCCAGCGTGGCCAGCTACTTCCCGGCCAATGACCACAACGTGGTCCACATGCCCCCGGTGGCCGACGCGAAGCACGCATACGCCTCGTGGGACCTGGAGGACCTGGAGAAATACCGCCTGCAGTCCATCCGCAGGGAGAGCCGTGCGCGGCAGAAGGCCAAGGGGCCCGTCGTGTCCCAGTACGACAACATGAGCGCGGCCGGCGCGCCGGACGACCTGGGCGGCATCTATGTCATCCACCTGCGCAGCAAGTCGgatcctgggaaaactggactcCTCTCGGTGGCCGAGGGCAAGGAGGGGCGGCACCCGGCCAAGGCCCTGAGCCCCGAGGGGGAGGACCGCTTCTACCGGAAGCACGCGGAGCCGGAGCTGGAGCGCGCACCTCACCACCAGGGCGGGTACGGCAATGGGCAGCCGGAGAAGCCGTGCCTCCCCCAGAAGCAGAGCAGCGTCAGGAACCGAAAGCTGCACGACGCAGGCTGCAGCCTCCCCGAGCATAGGCCGCATCAGGAAGCAAGCCATAGGCAGCTGTGCGACCCGAAGAACGGGCCCCCTTTCCCCCAGGGAGCTAGCCCGCTAGACTACGGGCCCAAAGGGCTTCCAGACCCTGCCGAGCCTGTCAGCTACCTTAACTCTGGAGGGAAATACGTGCCGTCAGGGCCTGAGTCTTTAAGACCGAGCCACAAAGAGGTGCGGCTCCCCAAGGAGCTGGAGCGGCCCCGGGCCCGGCAGCCTCCGGCCTCAGAGAAGCACCCCAGAGACTGCTACAAGGAGGAGGAGCACCTGTCGCAGTCCGCGCTCCCGCCCCCTAAGCCAGAGAGGAGTCACAGCCTCAAACTGCACCACCCCCAGAGCGCGGACAGGGACCCCGGCGTGCTGTACCACTACCACACCCACGGCAAGCGCCCGGGCCGGGGGACTGCCGGGCCGCAGTACGATAACCTGGAGGGCTACCACTCCCCGCCCCAGCACCAGCGAGGGGGCTTCGGAGCAGTAGCAATGGGCCCGTACATGCCCCCCAGCTTCCCCCATCCCCAGAGCAGGACATACGCCACAGCTCTGGGGCAGGGCGCCTTCCTGCCCACAGAGCTGGCCTTGCAGCCTCCTGAAACGCAGGTCCATGCAGAATGAGCCCCGGGAGCAATAGAGTTGACGCAGCCTCTGCTGGACAGTGGACTGTTCTATTTTTTtcagtaaccaaaaaaaaaaaaaaaaaaaaggctacaaacCGCCCCCCCCCAaccaccacattaaaaaaataagaagaagaaaaacaaatcaccATCTTTTTCCCTCTTCCCAGCTTCATCACCACCTCTTCCACCTACAGACTGTTGtcatttttgtcatttaaagATTTGAACGATTGTGAAGCACTGTGTTGAAAACCTAGTAAAGAAATTTGTTACAGACCGTACTTGCCACATAGGGCTGATTTGTAAGAGCCTGAGGACTGCCTTTAATGGAATTTGAGTTTGACCTCGTCCTTCCTAGCATTTGCTGTGTCCTTCAGAGCAGCTGACGCTCACTTCTTGAAGGTCTTGTGTGCCCTGTCCTGTCCTGTCCCCACTTGCTTTACCAGTAGCCACGGCCTTGCCCAGAGGGTCACCTGTTTTCTTTGTCAGGTCATACCCCCCCTGTCTTAGAAGGGGCTGTGTATTAAATTAGAGTGGGGAGAAACTTCTCCCTGAGCCTTCACCTAAGACTATTATT is drawn from Bubalus kerabau isolate K-KA32 ecotype Philippines breed swamp buffalo chromosome 5, PCC_UOA_SB_1v2, whole genome shotgun sequence and contains these coding sequences:
- the ARHGAP32 gene encoding rho GTPase-activating protein 32 isoform X4 produces the protein MITLLLAPQLHTCVYISRAEQPGHYCAFAHALRFKLLKYTMETESESSTSGDDSVFWLDLEVITQVTGSEEGEGEEHFRKMKSSVHSEEDDFVPELHRNVHPRERPDWEETLSAMARGADVPEIPGDLSLKTCGSTASMKVKHVKKLPFTKGHFPKMAECAHFHYENVEFGSIQLSLSEEQNEVTKNGCESKELVYLVHIACQGKSWIVKRSYEDFRVLDKHLHLCIYDRRFSQLSELPRSDALKDSPESVTQMLMAYLSRLSAIAGNKINCGPALTWMEIDNKGNHLLVHEESSINTPAVGAAHVIKRYTARAPDELTLEVGDIVSVIDMPPKVLSTWWRGKHGFQVGLFPGHCVELINQKVPQSVTNSVPKPVSKKHGKLITFLRTFMKSRPTKQKLKQRGILKERVFGCDLGEHLLNSGFEVPQVLQSCTAFIERYGIVDGIYRLSGVASNIQRLRHEFDSEHVPDLTKEPYVQDIHSVGSLCKLYFRELPNPLLTYQLYEKFSDAVSAATDEERLIKIHDVIQQLPPPHYRTLEFLMRHLSLLADYCSITNMHAKNLAIVWAPNLLRSKQIESACFSGTAAFMEVRIQSVVVEFILNHVDVLFSGKINAVIQEGAASLSRPKSLLVSSPSTKLLTLEEAQARTQAQVNSPIVTENKYIEVGEGPAALQGKFHTIIEFPLERRRPQNKMKKSPVGSWRSFFNLGKSSSVSKRKLQRNESEPSEMKAMALKGGRAEGTLRSAKSEESLTSLHAVDGDSKLFRPRRPRSSSDALSASFNGEMLGNRCNSYDNLPHDNGSEEEVGLLHIPALMSPHSAEDVDLSPPDIGVASLDFDPMSFQCSPPKAESECLESEASFLDSLGYSKDKQSTDKKDTETGGSQSQTPGSTASSEPVSPLQEKLSPFFTLDLSPTEEKASKPSSFTEKVVYAFSPKIGRKISKSPSLNISEPISVTLPARVSEVIGPVANTAAQNAPSAAWNKSSEESDVINRSPTQVVKRKANEREAQEGCECEAQPPDQGAAADVDSPGKEEPASSSQSKAVPSGQTQTGADTHDPPQDSVPVSSVSLIPPPPPPKNVARLLALALAESAQQASTQSLKRPGMSPAACAHCGDVAVAAAEDRPPAPYSSVTLEKAYFQTDRPAEQPHLQNKGPGHGDQPVPDTAAAGDYTHSSTTDSTGQSPADVPGDQPHRIYLSGDPEKARVTSVPLTDSKSDDLITFPEDQSVKTSVPTVSFVDHDQLHFYSGDEPPSYLGASVDKPHHPSELADRSPAPSHLPRDKICPPSGSPEENTSTAPLAYMTHAPSAAIASASEASWDVAEQPSAVEYVTATLQRAQRASRPLPLPPSQRPAEQPPVLGQVQTTASIGLTNPHKVQGAVPAPERPPEPRGMGDPAPVLVGDGGAAAQCPASAPAPQPVLPEKVREGARAPALHLRAESVPAHASCGFPTPAPPARTMESRLAAALHSGSADGAGSAGYHSFVAAASVEEPLPLPLPVPQAKHGPLKTAYPTFARPDLTTEPFGPENCLHFSMTPNCQFRPQSVPPHHGKAEPHAVYASRSEPPASTGPRYNTYVAPGRSVSGHHPKLCSRAEYVSSLSSSVRGGCYPEDMPLYPTIRRVQSLHAPPSSMIRSVPISRTEVPPDEEPAYCPRPLYQYKPYQSSQARSDYHVTQLQPYFENGRVHYRYSPYASSAGSYYSPDGALCDVDAYGTVQLRPLHRLPGRDLAFLAPRLQGKNVYAFTGGAAPRPRPSVASYFPANDHNVVHMPPVADAKHAYASWDLEDLEKYRLQSIRRESRARQKAKGPVVSQYDNMSAAGAPDDLGGIYVIHLRSKSDPGKTGLLSVAEGKEGRHPAKALSPEGEDRFYRKHAEPELERAPHHQGGYGNGQPEKPCLPQKQSSVRNRKLHDAGCSLPEHRPHQEASHRQLCDPKNGPPFPQGASPLDYGPKGLPDPAEPVSYLNSGGKYVPSGPESLRPSHKEVRLPKELERPRARQPPASEKHPRDCYKEEEHLSQSALPPPKPERSHSLKLHHPQSADRDPGVLYHYHTHGKRPGRGTAGPQYDNLEGYHSPPQHQRGGFGAVAMGPYMPPSFPHPQSRTYATALGQGAFLPTELALQPPETQVHAE
- the ARHGAP32 gene encoding rho GTPase-activating protein 32 isoform X1 produces the protein MKSSVHSEEDDFVPELHRNVHPRERPDWEETLSAMARGADVPEIPGDLSLKTCGSTASMKVKHVKKPTNPGLMGCDNIHRLPFTKGHFPKMAECAHFHYENVEFGSIQLSLSEEQNEVTKNGCESKELVYLVHIACQGKSWIVKRSYEDFRVLDKHLHLCIYDRRFSQLSELPRSDALKDSPESVTQMLMAYLSRLSAIAGNKINCGPALTWMEIDNKGNHLLVHEESSINTPAVGAAHVIKRYTARAPDELTLEVGDIVSVIDMPPKVLSTWWRGKHGFQVGLFPGHCVELINQKVPQSVTNSVPKPVSKKHGKLITFLRTFMKSRPTKQKLKQRGILKERVFGCDLGEHLLNSGFEVPQVLQSCTAFIERYGIVDGIYRLSGVASNIQRLRHEFDSEHVPDLTKEPYVQDIHSVGSLCKLYFRELPNPLLTYQLYEKFSDAVSAATDEERLIKIHDVIQQLPPPHYRTLEFLMRHLSLLADYCSITNMHAKNLAIVWAPNLLRSKQIESACFSGTAAFMEVRIQSVVVEFILNHVDVLFSGKINAVIQEGAASLSRPKSLLVSSPSTKLLTLEEAQARTQAQVNSPIVTENKYIEVGEGPAALQGKFHTIIEFPLERRRPQNKMKKSPVGSWRSFFNLGKSSSVSKRKLQRNESEPSEMKAMALKGGRAEGTLRSAKSEESLTSLHAVDGDSKLFRPRRPRSSSDALSASFNGEMLGNRCNSYDNLPHDNGSEEEVGLLHIPALMSPHSAEDVDLSPPDIGVASLDFDPMSFQCSPPKAESECLESEASFLDSLGYSKDKQSTDKKDTETGGSQSQTPGSTASSEPVSPLQEKLSPFFTLDLSPTEEKASKPSSFTEKVVYAFSPKIGRKISKSPSLNISEPISVTLPARVSEVIGPVANTAAQNAPSAAWNKSSEESDVINRSPTQVVKRKANEREAQEGCECEAQPPDQGAAADVDSPGKEEPASSSQSKAVPSGQTQTGADTHDPPQDSVPVSSVSLIPPPPPPKNVARLLALALAESAQQASTQSLKRPGMSPAACAHCGDVAVAAAEDRPPAPYSSVTLEKAYFQTDRPAEQPHLQNKGPGHGDQPVPDTAAAGDYTHSSTTDSTGQSPADVPGDQPHRIYLSGDPEKARVTSVPLTDSKSDDLITFPEDQSVKTSVPTVSFVDHDQLHFYSGDEPPSYLGASVDKPHHPSELADRSPAPSHLPRDKICPPSGSPEENTSTAPLAYMTHAPSAAIASASEASWDVAEQPSAVEYVTATLQRAQRASRPLPLPPSQRPAEQPPVLGQVQTTASIGLTNPHKVQGAVPAPERPPEPRGMGDPAPVLVGDGGAAAQCPASAPAPQPVLPEKVREGARAPALHLRAESVPAHASCGFPTPAPPARTMESRLAAALHSGSADGAGSAGYHSFVAAASVEEPLPLPLPVPQAKHGPLKTAYPTFARPDLTTEPFGPENCLHFSMTPNCQFRPQSVPPHHGKAEPHAVYASRSEPPASTGPRYNTYVAPGRSVSGHHPKLCSRAEYVSSLSSSVRGGCYPEDMPLYPTIRRVQSLHAPPSSMIRSVPISRTEVPPDEEPAYCPRPLYQYKPYQSSQARSDYHVTQLQPYFENGRVHYRYSPYASSAGSYYSPDGALCDVDAYGTVQLRPLHRLPGRDLAFLAPRLQGKNVYAFTGGAAPRPRPSVASYFPANDHNVVHMPPVADAKHAYASWDLEDLEKYRLQSIRRESRARQKAKGPVVSQYDNMSAAGAPDDLGGIYVIHLRSKSDPGKTGLLSVAEGKEGRHPAKALSPEGEDRFYRKHAEPELERAPHHQGGYGNGQPEKPCLPQKQSSVRNRKLHDAGCSLPEHRPHQEASHRQLCDPKNGPPFPQGASPLDYGPKGLPDPAEPVSYLNSGGKYVPSGPESLRPSHKEVRLPKELERPRARQPPASEKHPRDCYKEEEHLSQSALPPPKPERSHSLKLHHPQSADRDPGVLYHYHTHGKRPGRGTAGPQYDNLEGYHSPPQHQRGGFGAVAMGPYMPPSFPHPQSRTYATALGQGAFLPTELALQPPETQVHAE